The following proteins come from a genomic window of Nostoc sp. ATCC 53789:
- a CDS encoding N-acetylmuramoyl-L-alanine amidase produces the protein MKFGIDSGHNCPPDTGARGIKFEDNLTLDVGNRVIAKLRALGNDVVVCRPSSASTVRDSLSKRCSTANGSKVDIYVSIHFNAFNNQANGTEVFATSETGRRIAKPVLDEIVKLGFFNRGVKSGSHLYVLKNTDMPAILIECCFIDSQKDMNLFNPEAMANAIVKGLTGKVPTTPVNPVPDEEENVDATILRLQKSLNRLKIVDKNGKALVEDGFTGANTKSAVEKFQAIVGVQPTGVADATTWNAINLILAKRIIRPNHAGGAVVRYLQYRLGVENDGVYGPQTEVAIKNFQKQNGLDADGIVGPASWQKLIG, from the coding sequence ATGAAATTTGGAATTGATAGCGGACACAATTGTCCACCAGACACAGGAGCCAGAGGAATTAAGTTTGAGGATAATTTAACTCTAGATGTAGGTAATAGAGTTATAGCCAAGTTAAGAGCTTTAGGTAATGATGTTGTAGTATGTAGACCAAGTAGTGCTAGTACAGTCCGTGACTCACTCTCAAAAAGATGTTCTACAGCTAATGGAAGTAAAGTAGATATTTACGTCTCAATTCATTTTAATGCTTTTAATAACCAAGCTAATGGTACAGAAGTATTTGCCACTAGTGAGACTGGTAGAAGAATCGCTAAACCTGTATTAGATGAAATCGTCAAGTTGGGATTTTTTAATCGCGGCGTTAAGAGTGGTTCCCACTTGTATGTTCTGAAAAATACAGATATGCCTGCCATCTTGATAGAATGTTGCTTCATCGATTCGCAAAAAGATATGAATCTTTTTAATCCTGAAGCAATGGCTAATGCGATCGTCAAAGGCTTAACTGGTAAAGTGCCAACTACTCCTGTTAATCCTGTACCAGATGAAGAGGAGAATGTAGATGCTACGATTCTCAGACTGCAAAAATCCTTAAATCGACTCAAAATAGTTGATAAAAATGGTAAGGCGTTAGTAGAAGATGGCTTCACTGGGGCTAACACTAAATCTGCTGTCGAAAAATTTCAGGCTATTGTCGGTGTTCAGCCAACTGGAGTTGCCGACGCAACTACATGGAATGCCATAAATTTAATTTTGGCAAAACGAATTATCAGACCAAACCATGCTGGTGGTGCAGTTGTTAGATATTTACAATACCGTTTAGGTGTTGAGAATGATGGTGTTTACGGACCACAAACAGAGGTTGCAATTAAGAACTTTCAAAAGCAAAATGGTTTAGATGCCGATGGGATTGTCGGGCCTGCTAGCTGGCAGAAATTAATTGGTTAG